A genomic region of Campylobacter sp. MG1 contains the following coding sequences:
- a CDS encoding DMT family transporter: protein MSNNQGAILVIFSGIFWGFNGPCIEFLTQINHVNLDAIIAYRFLIAGTLMLMLGYYKNLFTTKIFKNKKHLISLISFTIFGIFFSQYFYFYGVMLSNSAIATIIQFSAPVFIILIVCYEEKRIPTIKEFLAFILVFLGAFLLVTNGHLDKILITPFALLMCILSMVGFVANSIIPRKINTIYSPIFVLGISMSICGIVFFVSKGVWDIEVTLNLQILLAFFTILLFGTMFPFIFYMTGVNKIGAAKSTILSSSVPIVATLISHFWLKTSLGYIQILGFLLIFIAILITIIKKLS from the coding sequence ATGAGTAATAATCAAGGTGCTATTTTAGTAATATTTAGTGGAATATTTTGGGGTTTTAATGGACCTTGTATAGAATTTCTAACACAAATTAATCATGTAAATTTAGATGCAATAATAGCTTATAGGTTCTTAATAGCTGGGACTTTAATGCTAATGTTAGGGTATTATAAAAATTTATTTACAACTAAGATTTTTAAAAATAAAAAACACCTAATTAGTTTAATAAGTTTTACAATTTTTGGGATATTCTTTTCTCAATATTTTTATTTTTACGGCGTTATGCTTAGCAACTCAGCCATCGCTACTATAATACAATTTAGTGCACCAGTTTTTATAATATTAATAGTATGTTATGAAGAAAAAAGAATACCTACAATTAAAGAATTTTTAGCCTTTATTTTAGTATTTTTAGGAGCTTTTTTGCTTGTAACCAACGGACATTTAGATAAAATTTTAATCACTCCTTTTGCATTGCTAATGTGCATTCTATCAATGGTAGGCTTTGTTGCTAACTCAATCATACCAAGAAAAATAAACACTATATATTCTCCTATTTTTGTGCTTGGAATTTCAATGAGTATTTGTGGGATAGTATTTTTTGTAAGTAAAGGTGTTTGGGATATAGAAGTTACTTTAAATTTACAAATTTTACTTGCTTTTTTTACAATTTTACTTTTTGGAACAATGTTTCCATTTATTTTCTACATGACAGGAGTAAATAAAATAGGAGCAGCAAAAAGCACTATTTTATCATCATCAGTGCCAATAGTAGCGACTCTAATTTCACATTTTTGGCTTAAAACTAGTTTAGGGTATATACAAATTTTAGGATTTTTATTAATTTTTATAGCTATTTTAATAACAATTATAAAAAAATTAAGCTAA
- a CDS encoding DUF5710 domain-containing protein yields the protein MLLLDVNYNEKDEAKKLGARWNPELKKWYVNDRKDYHKFIKFINGNIIIIDNLYLIEGKQNCFKCGKETRVIGFGIDKYINIDDDYINFSNDDDIHIVGAIEPIPEKLIKYIQEKYNYKMRFSKTTQTSNMSNCCDNCDILQGNFFLFNEVDSPFFITSIDDVKRLKIYKITLDNDITINADYSYANYDFMFKKYGNIIELKL from the coding sequence ATGCTTTTATTAGATGTTAATTATAACGAAAAAGATGAGGCTAAAAAATTAGGTGCTAGATGGAATCCAGAATTAAAAAAATGGTATGTAAATGATAGAAAAGATTATCATAAATTCATAAAATTTATTAATGGTAATATTATTATAATTGATAATTTATATCTTATTGAAGGCAAACAAAACTGCTTTAAATGTGGTAAAGAAACAAGAGTAATTGGCTTTGGGATTGATAAATATATAAATATAGATGATGATTATATAAATTTTTCTAATGATGATGATATCCATATAGTCGGTGCTATTGAGCCTATACCTGAAAAATTAATAAAATATATTCAAGAAAAATATAATTATAAAATGCGATTTTCAAAAACTACACAAACAAGCAATATGAGTAATTGCTGTGATAATTGTGATATTTTACAAGGTAATTTTTTTCTTTTTAATGAGGTTGATAGTCCATTTTTCATAACTTCAATAGATGATGTTAAAAGATTAAAAATTTATAAAATAACACTGGATAACGATATAACAATAAATGCAGATTATAGCTATGCTAATTATGATTTTATGTTTAAAAAATATGGAAATATTATTGAATTAAAATTATAA
- a CDS encoding YagU family protein yields the protein MTFTKPSDRRLALSFWIGILAGIFGAIVKWGWEVPFPPRNPNFVWPLDALERTTPPKIFLEQIGMPTDFTYMFSGMDMPLSIFIVHVGFSIVFGVMYCMIAEIWPRIKMWQGAVFGFFVYLFAHVIVMPLIAQVPPLSQIPFDEHLSEIFGHIVWLWGMEIVRRDIRNRITKSPDISIS from the coding sequence ATGACTTTTACAAAACCTAGCGATAGGCGTTTGGCTTTATCTTTTTGGATTGGAATTCTAGCTGGAATATTCGGTGCTATTGTTAAATGGGGCTGGGAAGTGCCATTTCCACCAAGAAATCCTAATTTTGTTTGGCCTCTTGATGCATTAGAAAGAACAACTCCACCTAAAATATTTTTAGAACAAATTGGTATGCCTACTGATTTTACTTATATGTTTTCAGGTATGGATATGCCTTTATCAATTTTCATTGTTCATGTTGGATTTTCAATTGTATTTGGTGTTATGTATTGTATGATTGCAGAAATTTGGCCTCGTATTAAAATGTGGCAAGGTGCTGTATTTGGATTCTTCGTATATTTATTCGCGCATGTAATTGTAATGCCTTTAATAGCACAAGTTCCACCTTTATCACAAATTCCATTTGATGAACATTTATCAGAAATATTTGGACATATTGTATGGCTATGGGGAATGGAAATAGTAAGAAGAGATATAAGAAATAGAATTACAAAATCACCTGATATAAGCATATCTTAA
- a CDS encoding iron-sulfur cluster assembly scaffold protein, whose protein sequence is MAKNNLISGSIWDEYSQKVQDLMNNPIHMGELTEEDAKATNTRLIVADFGAESCGDAVRLYWLVDEDTNIIKDAKFKSFGCGTAIASSDTMAGLCIGKSVDEAVKITNIDVEFAMRDNPDTPAVPPQKMHCSVMAYDVIKAAAAQYKGINPEDFEDEIIVCECARVSLKTIKEVIKLNDLKSVEQITQYTKAGGFCKSCVRPGGHEKREYYLVDILAETRAEMDKERLKKANLSDNFDDLTVVKQIKAVEELLDTEIRPMLHMDGGDLEVIDIQKSSDGMCDLYIRYLGACSGCSSGSTGTLYAIENVLQENLSPNIRVIPV, encoded by the coding sequence ATGGCAAAAAATAATTTAATAAGTGGTTCAATTTGGGATGAATACTCACAAAAAGTTCAAGATTTAATGAATAATCCAATTCATATGGGTGAGCTTACAGAAGAAGACGCAAAAGCTACTAATACAAGATTAATAGTTGCAGATTTTGGAGCTGAAAGTTGTGGCGATGCTGTTAGGCTTTATTGGTTAGTAGATGAAGATACTAATATTATTAAGGACGCAAAATTTAAAAGCTTTGGCTGTGGGACTGCAATTGCTAGTAGTGATACAATGGCAGGACTTTGTATAGGTAAAAGTGTTGATGAAGCTGTAAAAATTACAAATATAGATGTGGAATTTGCAATGCGTGATAATCCTGATACTCCTGCAGTTCCACCTCAAAAAATGCACTGCAGTGTAATGGCGTATGATGTTATAAAAGCTGCAGCAGCTCAATATAAAGGTATTAACCCTGAAGATTTTGAAGATGAGATTATAGTTTGTGAATGTGCTAGAGTAAGCCTAAAAACTATTAAAGAAGTAATAAAATTAAATGATTTAAAATCAGTTGAGCAAATTACTCAATATACTAAAGCAGGTGGCTTTTGCAAATCTTGTGTAAGACCTGGTGGTCATGAAAAAAGAGAGTATTATTTGGTTGATATATTGGCTGAAACTAGAGCTGAAATGGATAAAGAACGCTTGAAAAAAGCTAATTTAAGTGATAATTTTGATGATTTAACCGTTGTAAAACAAATTAAAGCAGTTGAAGAATTATTAGATACTGAAATTCGCCCAATGCTACATATGGATGGTGGAGATTTAGAAGTAATTGATATTCAAAAAAGTAGCGATGGAATGTGCGATTTATATATTAGATATCTAGGCGCATGTAGTGGCTGTTCTAGTGGAAGCACTGGGACATTGTATGCTATTGAAAACGTTCTTCAAGAAAATCTTAGTCCAAACATTAGAGTAATTCCAGTGTAA
- a CDS encoding NifS family cysteine desulfurase, with protein MKEIYLDNNATTMIDPAVFDLMKPFLQENYGNPNSLHRYGQATHKALNDALNKLYSGLGASDFDDIIITSCATESINWVIKGVYFDEILNKEKNEIITSGVEHPAVSSALEFLRVKLGVKITKLPVNSQGTCNLSDLAAVISDKTALVNVMWANNETGMIFPIKELAQVAHEHGALFHTDATQAVGKIKVDFRSAGVDFASFSAHKFHGPKGVGGLYIKQGLKLTSLLHGGEHMGGRRSGTLNVAGIVGMAEALRLANLMLDYENSHIRRLRDKLEDEILTIPDVSVVGNRINRVPNTILASIKGVEGEAMLWDLNKAGIAASTGSACASEALESNPILEAIGAHADLAHTALRLSLSRFNTESEIDYAAEQIKAAAKRLRAISSTYAYSPSWLKKDK; from the coding sequence ATGAAAGAAATTTATTTAGATAATAACGCTACTACTATGATAGACCCAGCAGTTTTTGATTTGATGAAACCTTTTTTACAAGAAAATTATGGTAATCCAAATTCACTTCATCGCTATGGTCAAGCTACACATAAAGCGTTAAATGATGCTTTAAATAAACTTTATAGTGGTTTAGGTGCTAGTGATTTTGATGATATTATCATCACCTCCTGTGCTACTGAGAGTATAAATTGGGTTATAAAAGGCGTTTATTTTGATGAAATTTTAAATAAAGAAAAGAATGAAATTATAACAAGTGGTGTAGAACACCCAGCAGTATCATCAGCATTAGAGTTTCTTAGAGTAAAATTAGGTGTAAAAATAACAAAATTACCTGTAAATAGTCAAGGAACCTGTAATCTTAGTGATTTAGCAGCTGTAATAAGCGATAAAACAGCACTTGTGAATGTTATGTGGGCGAACAATGAAACAGGAATGATTTTCCCTATTAAAGAATTAGCTCAAGTTGCACATGAGCACGGAGCTTTATTTCACACTGATGCAACCCAAGCAGTTGGTAAAATAAAAGTTGATTTTAGAAGTGCAGGAGTTGATTTTGCGTCATTTTCAGCACACAAATTCCACGGGCCAAAAGGCGTTGGTGGTCTTTATATAAAACAAGGTTTAAAACTTACTTCATTACTTCACGGCGGAGAGCATATGGGTGGTCGTAGAAGTGGGACATTAAATGTAGCTGGAATAGTTGGAATGGCAGAAGCGTTAAGACTTGCTAATTTAATGCTTGATTACGAAAATTCTCATATAAGAAGATTAAGAGATAAATTAGAAGATGAGATTTTAACAATTCCTGATGTTAGTGTAGTAGGAAATAGAATAAATAGGGTCCCTAATACTATTTTAGCAAGTATTAAGGGTGTTGAAGGTGAAGCGATGCTATGGGATTTAAATAAGGCTGGAATTGCAGCAAGTACAGGAAGTGCTTGTGCATCAGAGGCACTTGAAAGTAATCCTATTTTAGAAGCAATAGGAGCTCACGCTGATTTAGCTCATACGGCTTTAAGATTAAGCCTTAGTCGTTTTAATACAGAAAGTGAAATTGATTACGCAGCAGAACAAATTAAAGCAGCAGCTAAGCGTTTAAGAGCAATTTCTAGCACTTACGCTTATTCTCCAAGCTGGCTTAAAAAGGATAAATAA
- a CDS encoding homoserine dehydrogenase, whose translation MKIALLGYGTVARGVAALIEKNSDIIKNRFGDKLDINLVYVKSKKDDCPYTQTSNFEDILNSDCDVVCELMGGTTFAYECIKKALEKGKHVITANKALLAYYRYDIENMLKPNQYFGYEASVAGGVPIIKIIKEGLSANKFINIKGILNGTSNYILTKMQNEGLSYEIALKQAQELGYAEADPTLDINGMDAAHKLTILASLAYGVNIKPEDILVQGIDKISNDDFYFAKEFDYCIKLLAIAKQDGDNVELRVNPTMIDKGSILANVSNSMNAILVKDNALGDSLYYGAGAGGIQTASAVLSDLMEIVDIKNRKMLGYKTCPRLNLVNIDEICTKYYLRLIVDDKIGVLKEITSLMSNNEISIDSLMQRPSKNQSRVIFITTHMANEKQIKKVLQELKSQDFVKGDINLIRIEE comes from the coding sequence ATGAAAATAGCATTATTAGGATATGGGACAGTTGCAAGAGGTGTTGCGGCTTTGATTGAAAAAAATTCTGATATTATTAAAAATAGATTTGGTGATAAATTAGATATAAATTTAGTATATGTAAAGTCAAAAAAGGATGATTGTCCTTATACTCAAACAAGTAATTTTGAAGATATTTTAAATAGTGATTGTGATGTAGTTTGTGAATTAATGGGCGGGACTACATTTGCTTATGAGTGTATTAAAAAAGCTCTTGAAAAAGGAAAACATGTAATAACAGCTAATAAAGCTTTACTTGCTTATTATCGTTATGATATTGAAAATATGCTAAAGCCTAATCAATATTTTGGCTATGAAGCAAGTGTTGCTGGCGGTGTGCCTATTATTAAAATTATTAAAGAAGGTTTAAGTGCAAATAAATTTATAAATATTAAAGGTATATTAAATGGCACTTCAAATTATATTCTTACAAAAATGCAAAATGAAGGCTTAAGTTATGAAATAGCTTTAAAACAAGCTCAAGAATTAGGCTATGCAGAGGCTGATCCTACATTAGATATTAATGGAATGGACGCAGCACATAAACTAACCATTTTAGCAAGTCTTGCATATGGAGTTAATATAAAACCTGAAGATATTTTGGTTCAAGGAATTGATAAGATTAGTAATGATGATTTTTATTTTGCTAAAGAATTTGATTATTGTATAAAGTTATTAGCTATAGCTAAGCAAGATGGCGATAATGTAGAATTAAGAGTTAATCCTACGATGATAGATAAAGGTAGTATTTTAGCTAATGTTAGCAATTCTATGAATGCTATTTTAGTAAAAGATAACGCATTGGGTGATAGTTTGTATTATGGAGCAGGTGCTGGTGGTATACAAACAGCTAGTGCTGTTTTAAGTGATTTGATGGAAATTGTAGATATTAAAAATAGAAAAATGTTAGGTTATAAAACTTGTCCTAGACTTAATTTAGTAAATATTGATGAAATTTGTACTAAATATTATTTAAGATTGATTGTAGATGATAAGATAGGTGTTTTAAAAGAAATTACTAGTCTTATGAGTAATAATGAAATTAGTATAGATAGTTTAATGCAACGCCCATCTAAAAATCAAAGTAGAGTTATTTTTATAACTACTCATATGGCAAATGAAAAGCAAATAAAAAAGGTTTTACAAGAATTAAAATCTCAAGATTTTGTAAAAGGTGATATAAATTTAATAAGAATAGAAGAATAA
- a CDS encoding TrmH family RNA methyltransferase → MIIYGKQVLMHYITKHPEKIEEIYLAKDLDKDSFRQITKLGKKIHKLDFIKAQAMAKGGNHQGYLAKVSEYELANINEFKKFEKIVLLHELSDVGNIGSIARSAYALGFDGIIHSGNNINIEAVMRSSAGALLELKLAFTKDILSLVNEFKQVGFSFYAANNSENAKEHNKIKYATKSVLVMGSEGNGLSSKIIKSCNEEVKITMKNNFDSLNVSNAFAILGDRMINE, encoded by the coding sequence ATGATAATTTACGGCAAACAAGTGCTAATGCACTATATTACAAAACATCCTGAAAAAATAGAAGAAATATATTTAGCAAAAGATTTAGATAAAGATAGCTTTAGACAAATTACAAAATTAGGCAAAAAAATCCATAAGTTAGATTTTATTAAAGCTCAAGCAATGGCAAAGGGTGGAAATCATCAAGGCTATTTAGCAAAAGTTAGCGAATACGAATTAGCAAATATAAATGAGTTTAAAAAATTTGAAAAAATTGTTTTATTGCACGAATTAAGCGATGTTGGAAATATAGGTTCAATTGCTAGAAGTGCTTATGCTTTAGGGTTTGATGGGATTATTCATTCAGGAAATAATATTAATATAGAAGCAGTTATGCGTTCTAGTGCTGGTGCTTTACTTGAATTAAAATTAGCATTTACTAAGGATATTTTAAGCTTGGTTAATGAATTTAAGCAAGTTGGTTTTAGCTTTTATGCTGCAAATAATTCAGAAAACGCTAAAGAGCATAATAAAATAAAATATGCTACAAAATCGGTTTTAGTTATGGGTAGCGAAGGTAATGGACTTAGTTCTAAGATTATTAAATCTTGTAATGAAGAAGTAAAAATTACTATGAAAAATAATTTTGATAGCCTAAATGTTAGTAATGCTTTTGCTATTTTAGGCGATAGGATGATAAATGAATGA